From Shewanella yunxiaonensis, the proteins below share one genomic window:
- the atpG gene encoding F0F1 ATP synthase subunit gamma: MAGAKEIKSKISSVKNTQKITSAMEMVAASKMRRAQDRMAASRPYAESMRKVIGHVAQGSLEYKHPYLEVREAKRVGYIVVATDRGLCGGLNVNLFKKVVADVKSWKQQGAEVEFCPIGARSVQFFKSFGGKAQASASGLGDAPKLADLIGTVRVMLQAYNEGKLDRLYVVFNKFVNTMTQTPVIEQLLPLPKSEDDDVKHHWDYIYEPDPKELLEKLLVRYVESQVYQGVVENIASEQAARMVAMKAATDNAGNLIDDLQLVYNKARQAAITQELSEIVSGAAAV; this comes from the coding sequence ATGGCCGGCGCAAAAGAGATTAAGTCAAAGATCTCCAGTGTGAAAAACACACAGAAGATCACTTCCGCCATGGAGATGGTGGCTGCCAGCAAAATGCGCAGAGCGCAGGATCGCATGGCTGCCAGTCGTCCTTATGCGGAAAGTATGCGTAAGGTGATCGGTCACGTGGCGCAGGGTTCTCTCGAATATAAACACCCCTATTTAGAGGTGCGAGAAGCCAAGCGGGTTGGATACATAGTTGTGGCAACCGACCGTGGTCTTTGTGGTGGTCTGAACGTCAACCTATTTAAAAAGGTTGTGGCAGACGTGAAAAGCTGGAAACAACAAGGTGCTGAAGTGGAATTCTGTCCAATCGGCGCACGCAGTGTACAGTTTTTCAAAAGCTTTGGTGGCAAGGCTCAGGCCTCAGCTTCAGGTTTAGGTGATGCACCTAAACTTGCAGATCTGATTGGTACTGTGCGCGTGATGCTGCAGGCTTACAACGAAGGCAAATTGGATCGTCTGTATGTGGTGTTCAACAAATTTGTGAACACTATGACACAGACTCCCGTGATCGAGCAGCTGCTGCCTTTGCCTAAATCCGAAGATGATGATGTGAAACATCACTGGGACTACATTTACGAACCTGATCCAAAAGAACTGTTGGAAAAATTATTGGTTCGCTATGTGGAATCCCAGGTTTATCAGGGTGTTGTTGAAAATATTGCTTCCGAACAGGCTGCCCGTATGGTGGCGATGAAAGCGGCAACTGACAACGCAGGAAACCTGATTGACGATTTGCAACTGGTGTACAACAAAGCCCGTCAGGCTGCGATTACGCAGGAACTGTCGGAAATTGTATCCGGTGCAGCTGCGGTTTAG
- the atpA gene encoding F0F1 ATP synthase subunit alpha, with protein sequence MQLNSTEISDLIKQRIEQFDVVSEARNEGTIVSVSDGIIRIHGLADVMQGEMIELPGSRFAIALNLERDSVGAVVMGPYADLAEGVKVKTTGRILQVPVGRGLLGRVVNTLGEPIDGKGPIDNDGFAPVEVIAPGVIDRKSVSQPVQTGYKAVDSMIPIGRGQRELIIGDRQIGKTALAIDAIINQKNSGIKCIYVAIGQKASTIANIVRKLEEHGALANTIVVVATASEAAALQYLAPYSGCSMGEYFRDRGEDALIVYDDLTKQAVAYRQISLLLKRPPGREAYPGDVFYLHSRLLERASRVNEEYVEKFTNGEVKGKTGSLTALPIIETQAGDVSAFVPTNVISITDGQIFLETDLFNSGLRPAVNPGISVSRVGGAAQTKIIKKLSGGIRTALAQYRELAAFSQFASDLDDATRAQLEHGERVTELMKQKQYAPMSVADQAVSIFAAEKGFLKGIELKKIGDFEAALLSFMNSEHAELMKLINETGDYNADIEGELKAGLEKFVATQTW encoded by the coding sequence ATGCAACTGAATTCCACTGAAATCAGCGATCTGATTAAGCAGCGGATCGAGCAGTTCGACGTTGTCAGCGAAGCCCGTAACGAAGGAACTATCGTTTCGGTAAGTGACGGTATTATCCGCATTCACGGCCTGGCCGATGTAATGCAGGGTGAAATGATCGAACTGCCTGGCAGCCGTTTTGCAATCGCGTTGAACCTTGAACGTGATTCTGTCGGTGCCGTAGTAATGGGTCCTTATGCCGATTTGGCAGAAGGCGTAAAAGTTAAAACTACTGGTCGCATTTTGCAGGTACCAGTAGGTCGTGGTCTGCTGGGTCGTGTAGTAAATACCCTGGGTGAGCCAATCGACGGTAAAGGTCCTATCGATAACGATGGATTTGCGCCTGTTGAAGTGATTGCTCCCGGCGTAATCGATCGTAAGTCAGTATCACAACCTGTACAGACAGGTTACAAAGCAGTTGACTCCATGATCCCAATCGGTCGTGGTCAGCGTGAGCTGATCATTGGTGACCGTCAGATCGGTAAAACTGCATTGGCAATTGATGCCATCATCAACCAGAAAAACTCTGGCATTAAGTGTATCTATGTCGCGATTGGTCAGAAAGCTTCTACCATTGCCAACATCGTACGCAAGCTGGAAGAACACGGTGCATTAGCTAACACTATCGTCGTTGTGGCTACCGCGTCAGAAGCAGCTGCACTGCAGTATCTGGCACCTTATTCTGGTTGTTCAATGGGTGAATACTTCCGTGATCGCGGTGAAGATGCGCTGATCGTATATGACGACCTGACAAAACAGGCTGTCGCATATCGTCAGATTTCACTGTTGCTCAAACGTCCACCAGGACGTGAAGCTTACCCAGGTGACGTTTTCTATCTGCATTCTCGTTTGCTGGAACGTGCTTCTCGCGTAAACGAAGAATATGTAGAGAAATTCACTAACGGTGAAGTAAAAGGCAAAACAGGCTCATTGACCGCCTTGCCAATTATTGAAACCCAGGCTGGTGACGTATCTGCGTTCGTACCGACTAACGTAATTTCTATTACTGACGGTCAGATCTTCCTGGAAACCGACCTGTTTAACTCTGGCTTACGTCCAGCGGTTAACCCTGGTATTTCGGTTTCTCGTGTGGGTGGTGCGGCTCAGACCAAGATCATCAAGAAACTGTCCGGTGGTATTCGTACCGCTCTGGCGCAGTACCGAGAGCTGGCTGCTTTCTCTCAGTTCGCATCCGATTTGGATGACGCAACCCGTGCCCAATTGGAACACGGTGAACGTGTAACTGAGCTGATGAAGCAGAAGCAATATGCACCGATGAGCGTTGCTGATCAGGCTGTGTCTATTTTCGCTGCAGAAAAAGGCTTCCTGAAAGGCATTGAGCTGAAGAAAATCGGTGATTTTGAAGCTGCCCTGCTCTCCTTCATGAACAGCGAGCATGCCGAGCTGATGAAGCTCATCAACGAAACCGGCGACTATAACGCCGATATCGAAGGTGAACTGAAAGCTGGTCTCGAAAAGTTCGTGGCAACCCAAACCTGGTAA
- the atpH gene encoding F0F1 ATP synthase subunit delta → MAELTTIARPYAKAAFDFAVEHQAVEKWAEMLDFAALVSENETMKPLLAGVMASDRLADLFIKVCGDQMDTNGQNLIKVMAENDRLEVLPAVAQQFAELRLEWSKEVEASVISATPLTDSQIAQISASLEKRLARKVKLNCSTDAKLIAGVIIRAGDLVIDGSVRGKLDRLSDKLQS, encoded by the coding sequence ATGGCTGAGTTAACCACCATTGCTCGTCCTTATGCAAAGGCAGCTTTTGATTTTGCGGTTGAACATCAGGCAGTGGAAAAGTGGGCGGAAATGCTCGACTTTGCCGCTTTGGTCAGTGAAAACGAGACCATGAAGCCCCTGCTGGCCGGAGTGATGGCCAGTGATCGTCTAGCAGACTTGTTTATCAAAGTATGTGGCGATCAGATGGATACCAATGGTCAAAATCTGATCAAGGTAATGGCCGAAAACGATCGCTTAGAAGTGCTGCCAGCTGTTGCTCAGCAATTTGCCGAGCTGCGTCTGGAATGGTCAAAAGAAGTGGAAGCTAGTGTGATATCTGCCACGCCTTTGACTGATTCACAGATCGCACAGATCAGTGCTTCTTTAGAGAAACGTCTCGCACGCAAAGTTAAGCTGAATTGCAGTACCGACGCCAAGCTTATTGCTGGGGTCATTATCAGAGCGGGAGACCTCGTGATTGACGGGTCTGTTCGCGGCAAACTCGACCGTTTGTCTGATAAGCTGCAATCGTAA
- the atpF gene encoding F0F1 ATP synthase subunit B, whose product MNINATLIGQTVAFFIFVWFCMKFVWPPLMSAIEERQKRIADGLADADRAAKDLELAQVKASDQLKEAKATANEIIESANKRKAQIIDEAKAEADAERSKIIAQGQAEIEAERNRVKEDLRKQLATLAIIGAEKILERSIDEAAQSDIVDKLVAEI is encoded by the coding sequence GTGAATATCAACGCTACCCTAATCGGTCAGACGGTCGCCTTTTTTATCTTCGTGTGGTTCTGCATGAAGTTTGTTTGGCCGCCTTTGATGAGTGCCATCGAAGAGCGCCAGAAAAGGATTGCTGATGGTCTTGCTGACGCTGACCGTGCAGCTAAAGACCTGGAGTTGGCTCAGGTGAAAGCCTCTGATCAACTCAAAGAAGCCAAGGCTACTGCCAACGAAATTATCGAGTCTGCTAACAAACGCAAGGCTCAGATCATTGACGAAGCCAAAGCCGAAGCAGACGCTGAGCGTTCAAAAATTATCGCTCAGGGTCAAGCAGAAATTGAAGCTGAACGTAATCGCGTGAAAGAGGATCTGCGCAAGCAGCTAGCGACTCTTGCCATTATTGGCGCAGAGAAAATCCTCGAGCGTTCGATTGATGAAGCCGCCCAGAGCGACATAGTTGATAAACTTGTCGCTGAAATTTGA
- the atpE gene encoding F0F1 ATP synthase subunit C → METILGFTAIAVALLIGLGALGTAIGFGLLGGKFLEGAARQPEMAPMLQVKMFIVAGLLDAVTMIGVGIALYMLFTNPLGAML, encoded by the coding sequence ATGGAAACGATTCTGGGCTTTACTGCAATTGCTGTTGCTTTGCTCATTGGTCTGGGTGCTTTGGGTACCGCTATTGGCTTTGGTTTGCTCGGCGGTAAATTCCTTGAAGGCGCTGCTCGTCAGCCAGAAATGGCCCCGATGCTGCAGGTTAAAATGTTCATCGTAGCGGGTCTGTTGGACGCCGTAACCATGATCGGTGTAGGTATTGCGCTGTATATGCTGTTCACTAACCCTCTGGGTGCAATGCTGTAA
- the atpB gene encoding F0F1 ATP synthase subunit A, protein MSATGEVSSQEYIQHHLTFWTSGHDGGFWTWHIDSLLFSVGLGVLFLWLFRSVGKKATTGVPGKLQCFIEMLVEFVDTSVKETFHGRNKLIAPLALTIFVWVFMMNFMDMIPVDWLPQLAALIAGDHNQHLRVVPTADLNVTFSLALGVFVLIIYYSIKIKGISGFVKELTLQPFNVKAMIPVNFVLESVTLIAKPISLALRLFGNLYAGELIFILIALMYGANVAIAALGVTLHLGWLIFHILVITLQAFIFMMLTIVYLSMAHEDH, encoded by the coding sequence ATGTCTGCAACTGGTGAAGTGTCATCGCAGGAATATATTCAGCATCACCTGACGTTCTGGACTTCAGGACATGACGGTGGTTTCTGGACATGGCATATTGATTCATTGCTCTTTTCTGTAGGGCTTGGTGTTCTGTTCCTGTGGTTGTTCCGCAGCGTTGGCAAAAAAGCCACAACCGGCGTTCCCGGTAAGCTTCAGTGCTTTATCGAGATGCTCGTCGAGTTCGTGGATACCAGCGTGAAGGAAACCTTCCACGGTCGCAACAAGCTGATTGCGCCGCTCGCTCTGACCATTTTCGTTTGGGTATTCATGATGAACTTCATGGATATGATCCCGGTTGATTGGTTGCCTCAGTTGGCAGCTTTAATTGCCGGCGATCACAACCAGCATTTGAGGGTGGTTCCGACCGCAGATCTTAATGTGACTTTCAGTCTGGCACTGGGGGTATTTGTGCTGATTATTTATTACAGCATTAAGATCAAGGGCATATCAGGGTTTGTGAAAGAACTGACATTACAGCCCTTTAATGTAAAGGCAATGATACCGGTCAACTTCGTGCTTGAGTCTGTTACCTTGATTGCCAAGCCGATTTCATTGGCTTTGCGTCTTTTCGGTAACCTTTACGCTGGTGAGTTGATCTTCATCCTTATCGCGCTGATGTATGGTGCCAATGTGGCGATTGCCGCTTTGGGTGTGACTTTGCACCTGGGCTGGTTGATTTTCCACATTCTGGTTATCACACTGCAGGCGTTTATCTTCATGATGCTGACAATTGTTTATTTAAGCATGGCGCATGAAGATCATTAA
- a CDS encoding ATP synthase subunit I, whose protein sequence is MLQAAVTGLASTVFFVMQGVNSGLSALAGAVIAVIPNFVFATLAFSHMGASATAKVLKSFYWGEAVKLLLTIVLFSIAFIYLKAAFMPLFVCYVLGLIVHWTAPLYFKQS, encoded by the coding sequence ATGCTGCAAGCCGCGGTTACCGGATTGGCATCGACGGTCTTTTTCGTTATGCAGGGGGTCAACAGTGGTTTGTCAGCGTTAGCTGGTGCCGTAATTGCTGTGATCCCCAATTTCGTGTTCGCGACCCTGGCGTTCTCTCATATGGGAGCTAGCGCTACAGCAAAAGTGTTAAAGAGCTTTTACTGGGGGGAAGCGGTAAAGTTGCTGTTAACTATTGTATTGTTTTCTATAGCATTTATATATCTTAAAGCTGCATTTATGCCGCTTTTTGTTTGTTATGTGTTGGGGTTAATAGTGCATTGGACAGCTCCTTTATACTTCAAGCAAAGTTAA
- a CDS encoding ParB/RepB/Spo0J family partition protein, with product MTLKKRGLGKGLDALLSTSHAANQKRETAETAEMADVGSGETLLNLDLDLLKPGKYQPRKDMSPEALEELAESIRAQGVIQPIVVRQVTAGQYEIIAGERRWRAAQLAQLDKVPCIVKQVADEAAVAIALIENIQREDLNAMEEAIALNRLIEEFELTHQQVADAVGKSRATISNLLRLNALNPAVKVMLERGDIDMGHARALLALEGDQQTSVARVVAAKELTVRETERLINKVQNPPNKPENNIKNADLTRLESELVQRLGTKVNITHTVKGTGKIVINYQSLSELDGIIAKFS from the coding sequence ATGACATTGAAAAAACGCGGTTTAGGTAAGGGGTTGGATGCATTACTCAGCACCAGTCACGCGGCCAATCAAAAGCGGGAAACTGCTGAAACAGCGGAAATGGCGGATGTCGGAAGTGGTGAAACGCTGCTCAATCTGGATCTGGATTTGCTGAAGCCAGGCAAATATCAGCCTCGTAAGGATATGTCTCCGGAAGCTTTGGAAGAACTGGCAGAATCTATCCGGGCGCAGGGGGTCATTCAGCCGATAGTCGTGCGCCAAGTCACTGCTGGTCAGTATGAAATTATCGCGGGCGAACGTCGCTGGCGAGCCGCGCAACTGGCTCAGTTGGATAAAGTGCCTTGTATTGTTAAACAAGTTGCCGATGAAGCCGCCGTGGCGATTGCGTTGATTGAAAACATCCAACGTGAAGACTTGAACGCGATGGAAGAAGCCATTGCACTTAATCGTCTGATTGAAGAATTTGAACTGACACACCAGCAGGTAGCTGATGCCGTCGGGAAGTCGCGTGCGACCATTTCTAACCTATTGCGTCTTAATGCGTTAAATCCGGCGGTGAAAGTGATGTTGGAGCGTGGCGATATTGATATGGGTCACGCCAGAGCGTTGTTAGCACTTGAAGGCGATCAACAAACTAGCGTCGCCAGAGTCGTAGCGGCGAAAGAACTTACCGTTCGTGAAACCGAACGACTTATTAACAAAGTGCAGAATCCTCCGAACAAACCTGAAAATAATATTAAAAATGCGGATTTAACCCGCTTGGAAAGCGAGCTAGTTCAAAGATTAGGAACAAAAGTTAATATTACGCACACTGTAAAGGGGACAGGTAAAATTGTAATTAATTATCAGAGTTTATCTGAACTTGATGGAATTATCGCCAAATTCAGTTGA
- a CDS encoding ParA family protein, with protein MAKIIAVANQKGGVGKTTTSVNLAASLAATKRRVLLIDLDPQGNATMGSGVDKYEVENTTYELLVDEKPFDEVVVKNTIGKYDLIAANGDVTAAEIKLIEFFAREVRLRNALTAVRDRYDFIFIDCPPSLNLLTVNAMSAADSVLVPMQCEYYALEGLTALMDTVSKLAAMVNPGLGIEGILRTMYDPRNRLANDVSDQLKQHFGDKVYRTVIPRNVRLAEAPSFGAPAMYYDKGSAGAKAYLALAGEIIRRSEQQKKKQAEKV; from the coding sequence GTGGCGAAAATCATTGCCGTAGCTAACCAGAAAGGTGGCGTAGGGAAAACAACAACGAGCGTGAATCTGGCTGCGTCATTAGCGGCAACCAAACGCCGAGTATTGCTGATTGACCTGGATCCGCAGGGCAATGCCACAATGGGCAGTGGTGTTGACAAATATGAAGTCGAAAATACCACATACGAATTGCTGGTGGATGAAAAGCCATTTGATGAAGTTGTGGTAAAAAATACCATTGGTAAATACGATCTGATCGCCGCAAACGGTGATGTGACCGCCGCAGAAATCAAATTGATCGAGTTTTTTGCTAGAGAAGTTCGCTTACGCAACGCGCTGACGGCGGTAAGAGATCGTTACGATTTTATTTTTATCGATTGCCCTCCCTCGCTCAATTTACTTACCGTTAATGCGATGTCTGCGGCGGATTCGGTACTGGTACCGATGCAATGTGAGTACTATGCATTGGAGGGGCTGACTGCGCTCATGGATACTGTGTCCAAATTGGCGGCAATGGTGAATCCAGGACTTGGCATTGAGGGAATTTTGCGTACTATGTACGACCCACGAAATCGCCTGGCCAATGATGTCTCTGATCAATTGAAACAGCATTTTGGTGATAAGGTTTATCGCACGGTGATTCCGAGGAACGTGCGTTTAGCAGAAGCGCCTAGTTTTGGTGCGCCAGCAATGTATTACGATAAAGGCAGTGCTGGTGCCAAGGCTTATTTAGCATTAGCGGGTGAAATTATTCGCCGTTCTGAGCAACAAAAAAAGAAACAAGCGGAAAAGGTTTAA
- the rsmG gene encoding 16S rRNA (guanine(527)-N(7))-methyltransferase RsmG — protein sequence MLATQLKHYLAEAGIAATEAQQQQLLAFVALLDKWNKAYNLTSVRDPQQMLIRHIMDSLAVSPYLQGKRFIDVGTGPGLPGIPLAIMHPDKQFVLLDSLGKRIRFQRQVQIELKLGNIFSVESRVEDYQPQELFDGVLSRAFASVSDMLNWCAHLPQKNGAFYALKGQLDAAELAEIPSRYTVQQQIQLTVPHLDEQRHLLIITSRD from the coding sequence GTGCTTGCTACGCAGCTAAAACACTATCTCGCCGAAGCTGGCATTGCTGCCACTGAAGCACAACAACAGCAGTTATTGGCTTTTGTCGCGCTTTTGGACAAATGGAATAAAGCCTACAATCTGACATCGGTGCGAGATCCCCAGCAGATGCTGATCCGACATATTATGGACAGTTTGGCGGTGTCACCGTATCTGCAAGGTAAGCGATTTATCGATGTCGGGACCGGGCCCGGATTACCAGGGATACCTTTGGCCATTATGCATCCTGATAAGCAATTTGTGTTGCTGGACAGTTTGGGAAAACGTATCCGTTTTCAGCGCCAGGTTCAGATAGAATTAAAACTGGGTAATATCTTTTCGGTCGAAAGCCGCGTCGAGGATTATCAGCCGCAAGAATTGTTTGATGGTGTACTTAGCCGGGCATTTGCGTCAGTCAGCGATATGCTTAACTGGTGTGCACACCTGCCCCAAAAAAATGGGGCTTTTTATGCGTTAAAAGGTCAATTGGATGCCGCAGAACTTGCGGAAATTCCAAGTCGATATACGGTACAGCAGCAGATCCAACTGACCGTTCCGCATCTGGATGAACAGCGACATCTGCTGATTATCACTTCTCGGGACTGA